The segment GCTCGGTCTGTGGCCAGCTACCTGCTGTCAGGTGCGCAGCTGTGCCTTCGGGCAGAACGCGGGGAATGTTTTCCAGCAAGCCGCCGCCGGTAATGTGAGCCAGTGCCTTGATGGGGTGCTTTTCCAGCGCGGTCAGCACGTTCTTTACGTACAGGCGGGTGGGCTCCATGATGGCGGCCTTGAAAGGCTTGCCGTCCAGAGTCTCAGGCACAGTTCCTTGGGCTTCAGCGCGCTCGATGCACTTGCGCACCAGCGAGAAGCCGTTGGAATGCACGCCGTGCGAGGTCAGGCCCAGCACCACGTCGCCGGGCTTGACGTTCTGCCCGGTCAAAATTTTGGACTTTTCGACAGCGCCGACGGCAAAACCTGCCAGATCGTATTCGCCATCAGGGTACATGCCGGGCATTTCAGCGGTTTCGCCGCCAATCAATGCGCAGCCAGACAGCTCGCAGCCCTTGGCGATGCCGCCAACCACGGCAGCAGCTGTATCCACATTCAGCTTGCCGCAAGCGAAGTAGTCGAGGAAGAACAGGGGCTCGGCGCCTTGCACCAGCACGTCGTTGACGCTCATGGCGACCAAGTCGATGCCCACGGTGTCGTGCATATTCCATTCAAAGGCCAGCTTGAGCTTGGTGCCCACGCCATCGGTGCCGGAGACCAGCACGGGTTCCTTGTAGCGCTTAGGCACTTCAAACAGGGCGCCAAAGCCGCCGATGCCAGCCATCACGCCTTCGCGCATGGTTTTCTTGGCCAGAGGCTTGATGCGCTCAATCAGTGCGTCGCCTGCGTCGATATCAACGCCTGCGTCTTTGTAGGAAATGGGAGTAGAGGAGGATGCGGAAGAGCTCATCGATGGGTCCGGTGCTGGTAGCGCCCTGCATGGGCGGCAAACCCAAGGATTCTACGGCGCTTACCTTGGCTGCGGGGTGGGCTTGGCGTGGTCTAAAGGGTTTTGCAGGTGCATTCATGGTCTGACTACAACAACAGCGGTAGGCAAAATCAGCCTGAATTGGCTTGGGGGCGGCAAGTGCAGACTAAAATTAGTGCTTTTGTTACGACGCATGCAATCGCGCGATCACGCTTGGGGCTTTTGCTCGGCATGATCAGAGTGCACATTTGGGCCACTGTCTCTTCCACATTGATGCTGAAAAATCTCCTGTCAGATTTCACCGCATGGGCTCCCCAACGCTCAGGGAAGGGGGCGCTGCGCATATGCCGCAGATGAAACAGCTGGCTCTGGATATCAGCACTGCACCCGGCCCGACCTTGTCGCGTTTTTTTGTGGGTCCTAATGCTGCCCTGATTGACCATCTGCGTCATTGGGTAGGTGACGGTCAGCTACAAAAGTCTCGCACCCCAGTGCCCACTTATCTCTGGGGTGAGGCGGGGTCAGGCAAAAGCCATTTACTTAAAGCCGTGCGTGAAGCGCTGCGAGAGCAGGGCGCCATGGTGGGTTGGATGGATGCGTCTACGCCCTTTCCTCCTGCATTTGATGAGCGCTGGGTGGCTGTGCTCATGGACGATGTGGATATCTACACACCGTTCCAGCAGGCTCGCGCCTTTAATTGGTTTGTTAATGCGACCAGTCCAGCGACTGGCTTGCCGCGCTGGGTGTTGGGTGCAGGGCAACTGCCAGTGGCTGATTTGAAACTGCGTGAAGATCTGCGCACCCGCTTGGGCTGGGGTCATGTCTACCAGCTGCATTTGCTCGATGAACCGGCACGCCGCGCCGTGCTGAGACAAGAAGCCGATGCCCGTGGTGTTTTTTTGAGTGACGAAGTAATGGATTACATGCTCAGGCGTTTCTCACGCGATCTGGGCTCGTTGATGCAACTTCTGGATATGCTGGATGGTTTTGCATTGCGCAGCAAGCGTGCCATCACCATTCCGCTGCTCAAAACCATGCTGGAAACTGAGTGAAGTTACGCGCACTCTTGCTTGCACCGCTTCACGCTTTGGCCGTGCCACAGCATTTTTTGTTGGATTTGAATGTCGACTTCTGAACTGCTGAACAAGCCCAAGCTGGCTCTTTTTGATCTGGACCATACCCTGCTGCCGCTGGATTCTGACCATGGCTGGGGTGAGTTCTCTATCGCCATTGGCTGGTGCGATCAAGAGGCGTTTGGTCGTCAGAACGATGCTTTTTTTGAAGACTACCAAGCCGGGCAGCTCAATATTCCTGACTATGTGCGCTTTGCCACGGCTGCCGTGGTCGAGCGAGGCCAGGTAGAGTCAACGGCTGCTCATCAGCGATTTATGGACGAAGTGATCCGTCCTGCGATGAAGCCTGCAGCCATTGAGCTGGTGCAGCAGCATCTAAAGGCGGGCGATACGGTAGTCATTACCTCGGCCACCAATGAATTTGTGACCGGCCCTATCGCCAAAGCCTTTGGCGTACAGCATTTGCTGGCCACCGAGTTGGAGCGTGATGCCAAGGGCTGGTTTACGGGTGAAATTGCAGGCACCCCGAACATGCGCGAAGGCAAGGTGGTGCGCATGACCGAATGGCTGGCTGAAAGAAACTTGCGCTGGGAAGACGTGGAAGCGACCTTCTACAGCGACTCTATGAACGATGTGCCCCTGCTTGAAAAAGTGGATCACCCTGTGGCCACCAACCCCGATGCGCGCTTGCGTGCCCTAGCCGAGGAACGCGGCTGGCGCATCGTGGACTTATTTAGCGAAGCACCATGATTAAAAATATTATCGACAAGCTGTTGGGAAAAAGCCCCGCCGCTCCCCGCTCGCGCAAGCCCAAGTTCGGCAAACGTGATGAGGTATCTGTGCAGGTACACGGCATTGACCCGAACCTCGTCGATGACCGCGCCATTGATGTGGTGCAGACACTCAAGCATGCAGGCTTTGAAGCCTACATCGTCGGCGGCGCTGTGCGCGACCTGCTCCTGGGTCTACAGCCCAAAGACTTTGACGTGGCGACCAATGCCACGCCTGAGCAGGTCAAAAACCTGTTTCGCCGTGCCTTCATCATTGGCAAGCGTTTTCGTATCGTTCACGTGGTGTATGGCCGCGGTCGTGAAAACGAGGTTATCGAAGTTTCGACCTTCCGTGCCTTTTTGGATAACAGCGCTGCCGAGCAAGTCAGCGGCAATGAACGCACCAGCAAGAGCGAACTGGCAGGCATGAAGCATGCAGTAGACGCCAGCGGCCGCGTGCTGCGCGATAACGTTTGGGGTCCACAAGACCAAGATGCTGCGCGCCGCGACTTCACCATCAACGCCATGTATTACGACCCCGAGACGCAAATCGTGGTCGACTATCACGGCGGTATTGCAGACGCTAAAAAGAAGCTGCTGCGCATGATTGGCGACCCTGCTACGCGCTACCGCGAAGATCCGGTGCGCATCATCCGCGCTGTGCGTTTTGCGGCAAAGCTGAGCAGCAAAGACTTCAAGCTGGAAGCCAAGACCGCCAAGCCGCTGGTTGAATGCGAGCCGCTGCTGCAGGAAGTGCCGCAAAGCCGTTTGTTTGACGAAATGCTCAAGCTGCTGCAAACCGGTCACGCGATTGCATCGGTGGAGCAGCTCAAGGCGCTGGGCCTGTCGCGCGGCATCTACCCGCTGCTCGATGTGGTGATGGAGCGTGCTGATCATCCCTTTGTGCAAGCTGCGCTGATGGATACCGACCGCCGAGTCGCCGAAGGCAAGCCTGTAGCGCCCAGCTTTTTGCTGGCCTGCGTGCTGTGGCAAGACGTCAAAACCGGTTGGGAAAAGCGTTTGGGC is part of the Comamonas sp. Y33R10-2 genome and harbors:
- a CDS encoding HAD family phosphatase; translated protein: MSTSELLNKPKLALFDLDHTLLPLDSDHGWGEFSIAIGWCDQEAFGRQNDAFFEDYQAGQLNIPDYVRFATAAVVERGQVESTAAHQRFMDEVIRPAMKPAAIELVQQHLKAGDTVVITSATNEFVTGPIAKAFGVQHLLATELERDAKGWFTGEIAGTPNMREGKVVRMTEWLAERNLRWEDVEATFYSDSMNDVPLLEKVDHPVATNPDARLRALAEERGWRIVDLFSEAP
- the hda gene encoding DnaA regulatory inactivator Hda; the protein is MKQLALDISTAPGPTLSRFFVGPNAALIDHLRHWVGDGQLQKSRTPVPTYLWGEAGSGKSHLLKAVREALREQGAMVGWMDASTPFPPAFDERWVAVLMDDVDIYTPFQQARAFNWFVNATSPATGLPRWVLGAGQLPVADLKLREDLRTRLGWGHVYQLHLLDEPARRAVLRQEADARGVFLSDEVMDYMLRRFSRDLGSLMQLLDMLDGFALRSKRAITIPLLKTMLETE
- the purM gene encoding phosphoribosylformylglycinamidine cyclo-ligase — encoded protein: MSSSASSSTPISYKDAGVDIDAGDALIERIKPLAKKTMREGVMAGIGGFGALFEVPKRYKEPVLVSGTDGVGTKLKLAFEWNMHDTVGIDLVAMSVNDVLVQGAEPLFFLDYFACGKLNVDTAAAVVGGIAKGCELSGCALIGGETAEMPGMYPDGEYDLAGFAVGAVEKSKILTGQNVKPGDVVLGLTSHGVHSNGFSLVRKCIERAEAQGTVPETLDGKPFKAAIMEPTRLYVKNVLTALEKHPIKALAHITGGGLLENIPRVLPEGTAAHLTAGSWPQTELFAWLQKTAGIDDIEMNRTFNNGIGMVVVVAAEDAAATAATLTDLGESVYTIGAIADLGAGKPVEVR
- the pcnB gene encoding polynucleotide adenylyltransferase PcnB, with amino-acid sequence MIKNIIDKLLGKSPAAPRSRKPKFGKRDEVSVQVHGIDPNLVDDRAIDVVQTLKHAGFEAYIVGGAVRDLLLGLQPKDFDVATNATPEQVKNLFRRAFIIGKRFRIVHVVYGRGRENEVIEVSTFRAFLDNSAAEQVSGNERTSKSELAGMKHAVDASGRVLRDNVWGPQDQDAARRDFTINAMYYDPETQIVVDYHGGIADAKKKLLRMIGDPATRYREDPVRIIRAVRFAAKLSSKDFKLEAKTAKPLVECEPLLQEVPQSRLFDEMLKLLQTGHAIASVEQLKALGLSRGIYPLLDVVMERADHPFVQAALMDTDRRVAEGKPVAPSFLLACVLWQDVKTGWEKRLGKGYHPFPALQESIDEVFDQRIGDVSGRGKLAADMREIWVMQPRFDKRTGATPNSMVAQQRFRAGFDFMRLRADIGEVEESLASWWQEFQYADDVVRADLIAQARDEQRARQRSQQPAAPKVHRVAKKNAQGDEVSSPLDEVIAAAKDGDAPKKRRRRRRKPAEGSAVSGGDE